In a single window of the Acidobacteriota bacterium genome:
- a CDS encoding sigma-70 family RNA polymerase sigma factor, which yields MTADPLTSAFLGLSMTFGKSLTLTEKDLGSSGAEEAARLDNERPAYIEKLRSGDENAFEEMVTRYSGDVYGMLYRLTSNSEEAADLTQETFLKALGAVRKFRGDSSLRTWLFRIAINESRNRNRWWKRRRRDATLSLDAAIGNSDLTVSETIADPSETAEDATLRRERENALEAALLDLPEIYREAVILRDVEGLSYEDAAAALGVTLGTVKSRIARGREELRKRLKGF from the coding sequence TTGACCGCTGACCCACTGACGTCAGCATTTTTGGGGCTTTCGATGACCTTTGGCAAGTCACTCACCTTAACCGAAAAGGATCTCGGCAGCTCCGGGGCGGAAGAGGCGGCTCGCTTGGATAACGAAAGGCCGGCATATATTGAAAAATTACGTTCGGGCGACGAAAATGCGTTCGAAGAGATGGTGACACGGTATTCCGGAGACGTTTACGGGATGTTGTACAGGCTTACTTCTAACAGCGAAGAAGCGGCGGACCTAACCCAAGAGACGTTCCTGAAGGCTTTGGGAGCCGTTCGGAAGTTTCGTGGTGATTCGAGCCTGAGAACCTGGCTGTTCAGGATCGCGATAAACGAATCACGAAACCGCAATCGCTGGTGGAAACGCCGCCGACGCGATGCAACGCTTTCGCTCGACGCGGCTATCGGCAACTCGGACCTTACGGTCTCAGAAACCATCGCTGATCCGTCCGAGACCGCGGAAGACGCGACGCTTCGGAGGGAACGCGAGAACGCTTTGGAAGCAGCATTGCTCGACTTGCCGGAGATATATAGAGAGGCGGTCATTTTGCGGGATGTAGAAGGCCTCAGTTACGAAGATGCGGCCGCCGCGCTGGGCGTAACACTCGGAACCGTGAAATCAAGGATCGCCCGCGGTCGAGAGGAACTGAGGAAGAGGTTGAAAGGTTTTTGA
- a CDS encoding O-fucosyltransferase family protein, with product MIYIENASMGTEGFNTHVMSYTFCVAFSKFLDRPFFLDFEIPSSTPPAYALKPELKDKFALLMNSERSLVSDLLDIPANRVLEIDRNAENKAEFQLLYSHFATTEEMRAKFEGTMMWDFFGFGRFPIIREQLHEKDLIEWTHTKLANPSTFYFLPRKEKDELLKACAICYIEPLEKLAANIIEQAGRFNAVHLRLGDFRTNYAEDEFSVDGPRFRDFVKANLADPELPVLIATDGLDEKATFEEIFAGAEVIFIDELIFDEFRDSYATLPFTDFNALTVLNQLICAASGSFIGTYRSTFTTIIHRLRQERYGKADFNFFPDGRVARLLNDEMRIVPDRSGFFDWNRYSVFAEDHSSMAWMREWDHTKTSLEI from the coding sequence ATGATCTATATTGAGAACGCTTCAATGGGAACCGAGGGATTCAACACCCACGTAATGTCATACACATTCTGCGTTGCGTTCTCGAAATTCCTAGATCGGCCGTTCTTTCTCGACTTTGAGATCCCATCGTCAACGCCGCCGGCGTATGCACTAAAGCCCGAGTTAAAAGACAAATTCGCTTTGCTGATGAACAGCGAGCGAAGCCTTGTTTCCGATCTGCTTGATATTCCGGCAAACCGCGTCTTGGAGATCGATCGAAATGCCGAGAACAAGGCAGAATTCCAGCTACTCTACAGTCATTTTGCGACCACTGAGGAAATGCGTGCCAAATTTGAAGGCACAATGATGTGGGACTTTTTCGGTTTCGGGCGTTTTCCGATCATCCGGGAACAATTGCATGAAAAAGACCTGATCGAATGGACGCACACAAAACTTGCCAATCCGAGCACATTCTATTTCTTACCGCGGAAAGAAAAAGATGAACTTCTCAAAGCTTGCGCGATTTGTTATATCGAGCCGTTGGAAAAACTGGCAGCGAATATCATCGAGCAGGCCGGCAGATTCAACGCTGTGCATTTAAGACTTGGCGATTTCAGAACCAACTACGCCGAGGACGAATTCTCAGTTGACGGTCCGAGGTTCAGGGATTTCGTAAAGGCAAACCTAGCCGATCCGGAACTTCCGGTACTGATCGCAACTGACGGCCTCGATGAAAAGGCGACTTTCGAGGAGATATTTGCCGGTGCAGAGGTCATCTTCATCGACGAACTCATTTTTGATGAATTTCGCGACAGCTACGCCACTCTTCCATTTACTGATTTCAATGCACTTACCGTTCTGAATCAACTGATCTGTGCCGCCTCCGGATCTTTCATAGGCACTTACCGAAGTACATTCACGACCATAATTCACAGGCTTCGGCAGGAAAGATACGGAAAGGCGGACTTTAACTTCTTTCCGGACGGCAGAGTCGCGAGGCTGCTGAACGATGAGATGAGGATCGTTCCGGACAGGTCAGGATTTTTCGATTGGAATCGGTATTCGGTATTTGCTGAGGACCACAGCTCTATGGCGTGGATGCGGGAGTGGGATCACACGAAAACCTCACTCGAAATATGA
- a CDS encoding M3 family metallopeptidase, which produces MKKYVLTLALISAATAAYLVMEPTVEAEVMPEAAVSTNPIMEKWTGPFGGVPPFDKVKVEYFKPALEAAMEENLREIDAITRVRSAPTFQNTIVPLERAGDMLDRVGTVYGIWSANMSTKEFAAVQSEMAPKLAAHSDKITQNEALFKRIEAVYNSPRKKRLTPEQQRLVWLYHNNFIRSGAKLSAEGKARLAAINQQLAGLFTKFSQNLLGDENELFVKLEKEDDLAGLPQSLRDAAAAAAASKGMKGAWLIRNTRSSVDPFITYSDRRDLREEVWKMFVNRGDNGDARDNNSIITQVLKLRVERAKLLGFSTHAHWRLENAMAKTPENAMKLMERVWPAAIARVKEEVADMQALANKEGTDIKIEPWDYKYYMEKVRKDKFDLDENEIKPYMQLDKLREAMFMVAGELFDMTFTQVNNVPVFHPDVTVYEVKNKKSGKHIGLWYFDPYARDGKRSGAWMNAYRSQSRFDGETTTIVSNNSNFVKGKPGEPVLISWDDASTMFHEFGHALHGLASNVIYPSLSGTRVARDYVEFPSQLLEHWLETPEVLQKYALHYQTGKPIPQELVDKIQRASTFNQGFATTEYLASALVDMKLHLAGDVTIDPDKFERETLASLGMPKEIVMRHRTPQFGHVFSSDGYSAGYYSYLWSDVITADAFGAFTEGKGPYDKAVSQRMIKYIFSVGNTMDPAEAYRKFRGRDPDVNALMKKRGFPVN; this is translated from the coding sequence ATGAAGAAATACGTTTTAACTTTAGCGTTGATCTCAGCAGCTACTGCCGCTTATCTCGTAATGGAGCCAACTGTTGAGGCGGAGGTAATGCCTGAAGCCGCTGTTTCAACGAATCCCATAATGGAAAAATGGACAGGCCCCTTCGGCGGTGTACCTCCTTTTGACAAAGTAAAGGTCGAATATTTCAAGCCGGCTCTTGAAGCGGCGATGGAAGAAAACCTTCGTGAGATCGACGCGATCACGCGTGTTCGCTCAGCTCCGACTTTTCAGAATACTATCGTCCCGCTTGAGCGGGCGGGAGACATGCTCGACCGCGTCGGGACCGTTTACGGCATCTGGTCCGCGAACATGAGCACGAAGGAATTCGCCGCCGTTCAGAGCGAGATGGCGCCCAAGCTTGCTGCCCATTCCGACAAGATCACGCAGAACGAAGCACTATTCAAACGTATCGAAGCGGTTTACAACTCGCCGCGGAAAAAACGCTTGACGCCGGAACAGCAGCGGCTTGTCTGGCTTTATCACAACAACTTCATTCGATCCGGGGCGAAGCTGTCGGCAGAAGGCAAAGCTCGACTCGCTGCGATCAATCAACAGCTCGCGGGCCTTTTTACCAAGTTCAGTCAAAATCTATTGGGCGACGAGAACGAGCTGTTTGTGAAGCTAGAAAAAGAAGACGATCTCGCCGGTCTGCCGCAATCACTTCGTGATGCCGCTGCGGCTGCTGCGGCCTCGAAAGGAATGAAGGGCGCATGGCTGATACGAAACACTCGCTCATCGGTCGATCCATTCATCACGTATTCTGATCGCCGTGACCTGCGCGAAGAGGTTTGGAAGATGTTCGTCAACCGCGGCGACAATGGCGATGCCCGCGACAACAACTCTATCATCACTCAGGTCCTCAAACTTCGCGTAGAACGTGCAAAACTGCTCGGCTTTTCGACGCATGCCCATTGGCGCCTCGAGAACGCAATGGCGAAAACGCCTGAAAATGCGATGAAGCTGATGGAACGTGTCTGGCCGGCTGCTATCGCCCGCGTCAAGGAAGAGGTCGCTGACATGCAGGCTCTCGCCAACAAAGAGGGAACGGATATCAAGATAGAGCCGTGGGACTACAAGTACTACATGGAAAAGGTCCGCAAGGACAAATTCGACCTCGACGAGAATGAGATCAAGCCGTACATGCAGCTCGATAAGCTCCGTGAAGCGATGTTCATGGTCGCCGGTGAGCTTTTTGACATGACATTCACTCAGGTCAACAATGTCCCTGTCTTTCATCCTGACGTCACTGTCTACGAAGTTAAGAACAAGAAGAGCGGAAAGCACATCGGCCTTTGGTATTTCGATCCGTATGCCCGCGACGGCAAGCGTTCCGGCGCTTGGATGAATGCTTACCGCAGCCAATCGCGGTTTGACGGCGAAACGACGACGATCGTCTCCAATAATTCGAATTTCGTTAAGGGTAAACCGGGCGAGCCGGTACTCATTTCGTGGGACGACGCATCGACGATGTTCCATGAATTTGGCCACGCTCTGCACGGCCTGGCGTCGAACGTGATCTACCCGAGTCTGTCCGGTACGCGTGTAGCTCGTGACTATGTCGAATTCCCTTCGCAGCTGCTTGAGCATTGGCTCGAGACACCGGAAGTACTGCAGAAATATGCTCTACACTACCAGACCGGAAAGCCGATACCGCAAGAGCTCGTCGACAAGATCCAGCGTGCCTCGACGTTCAATCAGGGTTTTGCGACGACGGAATATTTAGCAAGCGCATTGGTCGATATGAAGCTGCATCTGGCCGGTGATGTAACTATTGACCCTGACAAATTTGAACGCGAAACGCTGGCATCGCTCGGCATGCCGAAAGAGATCGTGATGCGGCACCGTACTCCGCAGTTCGGCCATGTCTTTTCGAGCGACGGCTATTCTGCCGGTTATTACAGCTATCTTTGGTCCGATGTGATCACGGCCGATGCATTCGGTGCTTTTACCGAAGGCAAGGGACCGTATGACAAGGCCGTATCACAGCGGATGATAAAGTACATCTTTTCGGTCGGGAACACGATGGATCCTGCGGAAGCGTATCGCAAGTTCCGCGGCCGCGATCCGGACGTTAACGCACTTATGAAGAAGCGTGGATTTCCCGTGAACTAG
- a CDS encoding protein kinase has product MKPISPNTMIQNRYLVVHQIGKGGMGEVYLAVDQRLGSAVAIKRMTLIGDDVMAAAFEREAKVLGRLRHPVLPKVIDHFVDANGQFLVMEHISGDDLAKRLETAGKPFPLSWVMFWSDQLLDGLNYLHSHEPPIIHRDIKPQNLKLTDENHIVLLDFGLSKDFDTGKGDSPVNSASVSGYSPAFAPMEQIRGSGTDSRSDIYSFAASFYQLLANTIPTDALARADAMLGGSGDPVVPLNVANPQVPEAVSAVFMKALSVRQDERYATAAEMQRELRRAFNASGQQTGAETLVMPGASSEPAAIKPSTSTQGGEIVETPTLVMGGGQPATETDPGVSTDQISVDLGATIVMEENVLTEQAQQSHIETQVLPVVQAPVTPQQAAPATNEPSAAEMQKTVPTSPHSAERPDASRVVVYTEVERPMAAAAGLKSSIPQTASASTSKKGSGGKLVAMILAGIAGLVVVVGGAAAGLYYYTLNRAAAPEPAPSPVVAPNIAAQPTPEPTAEPQQQASEPEAAKTDLSNSNTVAEDRKPAANKPAGPAPRPATTQQRDVAGREPKPVTPKATPKPKSGDDRTVIMQ; this is encoded by the coding sequence ATGAAACCAATATCACCAAACACGATGATCCAGAACCGCTATCTGGTGGTTCATCAGATAGGCAAAGGCGGAATGGGCGAGGTCTATCTCGCCGTCGATCAGCGGCTAGGCAGTGCCGTCGCTATCAAGCGAATGACCTTGATCGGCGACGATGTTATGGCGGCGGCATTTGAGCGGGAGGCTAAAGTGCTCGGACGCCTTCGGCATCCAGTTCTGCCAAAGGTCATCGACCATTTCGTAGACGCGAACGGACAGTTCCTGGTGATGGAGCATATTTCGGGCGACGACCTGGCAAAACGTCTTGAGACCGCCGGAAAGCCGTTTCCGCTTTCCTGGGTAATGTTCTGGTCGGATCAACTGCTCGACGGACTGAATTATCTGCATTCACACGAGCCGCCGATAATTCATCGGGACATAAAGCCGCAGAACCTGAAGCTTACCGACGAGAATCATATCGTCCTTCTTGATTTTGGCCTCTCTAAGGATTTCGATACCGGAAAGGGCGACAGTCCTGTAAATTCCGCGAGCGTCTCGGGCTATTCACCCGCCTTCGCCCCAATGGAACAGATCCGCGGGTCGGGTACGGATTCGCGAAGTGATATCTATTCTTTCGCTGCCAGTTTTTATCAACTGCTGGCGAATACTATTCCGACCGATGCTCTGGCGCGTGCAGACGCGATGCTTGGCGGGTCGGGCGATCCGGTAGTTCCTCTTAATGTGGCGAATCCGCAGGTGCCTGAGGCAGTGTCGGCCGTATTCATGAAAGCACTTAGCGTGAGACAGGACGAACGCTACGCTACGGCGGCCGAGATGCAGCGTGAATTGAGGAGGGCGTTCAATGCGAGCGGACAGCAGACCGGAGCCGAGACACTCGTCATGCCGGGAGCCTCATCCGAACCGGCGGCGATAAAACCCTCTACCTCAACACAGGGTGGTGAGATCGTTGAAACGCCCACACTTGTAATGGGCGGCGGCCAACCGGCTACCGAGACCGATCCCGGAGTGAGCACCGACCAGATCTCGGTTGATCTCGGCGCAACTATCGTGATGGAGGAAAACGTCCTCACGGAGCAGGCTCAACAAAGCCATATCGAAACCCAGGTATTGCCGGTCGTGCAAGCACCGGTGACGCCGCAGCAGGCAGCACCGGCGACGAACGAGCCTTCGGCTGCCGAAATGCAAAAGACGGTGCCGACATCGCCGCATTCTGCTGAGAGGCCTGATGCCTCGCGAGTAGTGGTGTACACCGAGGTTGAAAGACCCATGGCCGCTGCTGCGGGACTAAAGTCGTCGATCCCGCAGACGGCCTCAGCCTCCACATCTAAGAAGGGCTCGGGAGGTAAACTGGTGGCGATGATCCTCGCTGGGATCGCGGGCTTGGTCGTGGTCGTGGGAGGGGCGGCCGCTGGTCTGTACTACTACACCTTAAACAGAGCAGCCGCACCGGAGCCGGCACCTTCGCCTGTCGTTGCCCCGAATATTGCGGCACAGCCTACGCCCGAACCGACTGCAGAACCGCAACAGCAAGCTTCGGAACCCGAGGCCGCCAAGACTGACCTGTCAAATTCGAACACTGTAGCTGAGGATCGCAAACCCGCTGCAAACAAGCCCGCAGGCCCGGCGCCCCGCCCCGCCACAACTCAACAGCGTGATGTCGCCGGCAGGGAACCAAAACCCGTAACACCAAAAGCCACGCCAAAACCCAAGTCCGGCGATGACCGGACGGTAATAATGCAGTAG
- a CDS encoding tetratricopeptide repeat protein: MKKFATFVITVFVLGAFSADAQSRKDRDQAKKLREQADKAFQQKRYRAASDDYSKALSLVANDAHSNFWRGSAHYYLFQECDKAVKEIEAQQKSENDAARRAAITSDAAAKRTVCGNELTLAANSFTTALTLGHKPLDVFRIRYFVYQQQERYDLALMDIDAALKLAPNDAAFWKARGDVLFARKDHAKALEAYVKATAIDPNDGNAFYSAALCAYQTGDVKAQQQYAEMSIQKGSLSPGSAFFLLGDAHHKERRYTQAIEAYRRSIGAKQDMYEAYRRLAEVLRVENRLNEAIDVARSALRVFPNDGGIYTDLSWYYSLADRSADAVDAGKAAVLLLPNEHMGYTNLCRAYNDTKQYDLAISACNTALRLKPGDGETHFYLGRALNLTGKTIEATRQYMQAVKGLEVFVVESPDYADGWYLLGNAYFADNQRDKAQAAYLRCLEISPKFTKARYNLGIIYTRKKDRAGAMGQYQALLQLDEKLANALKAEIDRM; the protein is encoded by the coding sequence ATGAAAAAGTTCGCGACCTTTGTTATCACAGTTTTTGTTCTGGGAGCTTTCTCGGCGGATGCACAATCGCGGAAGGACCGTGATCAGGCAAAGAAGCTCCGGGAGCAGGCAGATAAGGCATTTCAGCAAAAGCGTTACCGTGCGGCGTCAGATGACTATTCAAAGGCTCTCTCTCTGGTAGCAAACGATGCACATTCGAATTTTTGGCGCGGATCGGCTCATTACTATCTTTTTCAGGAGTGCGATAAGGCCGTTAAGGAAATAGAGGCTCAGCAAAAGTCGGAAAATGACGCAGCAAGGCGGGCCGCGATCACTTCCGACGCAGCTGCAAAGCGGACGGTTTGCGGCAATGAATTGACCTTGGCGGCAAATTCATTCACCACCGCTCTGACCCTCGGGCATAAACCGCTTGATGTTTTTCGTATAAGGTACTTTGTTTATCAGCAGCAGGAGCGTTATGACCTCGCCCTCATGGATATCGACGCGGCATTAAAGCTTGCTCCGAACGATGCGGCATTTTGGAAGGCACGCGGAGATGTTCTGTTCGCTAGGAAGGATCATGCTAAGGCCTTAGAAGCTTATGTAAAAGCGACGGCCATTGATCCGAATGACGGTAATGCATTTTATTCCGCAGCACTATGCGCGTATCAGACCGGTGATGTGAAAGCTCAGCAGCAGTACGCCGAAATGTCGATCCAAAAAGGTTCACTTTCGCCGGGAAGCGCGTTCTTTCTGCTCGGCGATGCCCACCACAAAGAGCGGCGCTACACGCAGGCGATCGAAGCGTACAGAAGATCCATCGGCGCCAAACAAGATATGTATGAAGCATATCGCAGGTTGGCAGAAGTGCTGCGGGTTGAAAACAGGCTGAATGAGGCCATCGATGTTGCAAGGTCTGCTCTTCGAGTATTCCCGAACGACGGCGGCATTTATACCGACCTCAGCTGGTATTACAGTCTTGCAGATCGGTCAGCCGATGCTGTCGATGCAGGGAAGGCGGCGGTGCTTCTGCTTCCAAATGAGCACATGGGCTATACAAATCTATGCCGAGCGTACAACGATACGAAGCAATATGATCTGGCCATTTCAGCCTGCAATACAGCTCTCCGACTGAAACCGGGTGACGGCGAGACCCATTTTTATCTTGGCCGTGCGTTGAACCTGACAGGCAAAACTATCGAGGCGACGCGTCAATATATGCAGGCCGTAAAAGGACTGGAAGTTTTTGTTGTTGAAAGTCCTGATTACGCCGACGGCTGGTATTTGCTCGGAAATGCTTACTTTGCAGACAATCAGCGTGACAAGGCACAGGCTGCATATCTGCGTTGTTTGGAGATCAGCCCAAAGTTCACAAAGGCTCGCTACAACCTGGGCATTATCTACACAAGGAAAAAGGACAGGGCCGGGGCGATGGGACAGTATCAGGCATTGCTGCAGCTTGACGAAAAGCTCGCAAATGCTCTGAAGGCAGAGATCGACAGGATGTGA
- a CDS encoding VWA domain-containing protein, translating into MRLLRLLPAIIFLVTSTSFLSAQDDDPIKVESSIVRLNVGVVDRRGRPITDLTPNRFSIFEDDVEQQILRFEPADTPFSVVIMLDMSGSTLSFRQLIRMSASRFVDALSPSDRVAVIEFYDKVNLRNDFTTNRSTIFNSINVANGRGKTHLYRALDLALEKLEKEKNRRKAIIVLTDGVDTIARDADREALETLPDGSVPGSLKPDTNLELIRILNRSDAIGATIYPLALPTGDPGKLADPTPRQVEMYSAARKRLELLAQRSGGTINAINRLEEMSRLYAEVAADLKTLYTIEYSPSNGRRDGKWRSIRITIDDDELLPRTRLGYFAR; encoded by the coding sequence ATGCGCTTGTTGCGGTTGCTCCCGGCTATTATTTTTCTGGTCACCTCGACATCCTTCCTTTCGGCGCAGGACGACGATCCCATCAAGGTAGAATCGTCGATCGTGCGTCTAAACGTCGGCGTAGTTGACCGCCGCGGCCGCCCTATCACAGACCTGACTCCGAACCGTTTTTCGATCTTTGAAGATGATGTAGAGCAGCAAATATTGCGTTTTGAACCCGCGGATACGCCATTTTCAGTCGTCATAATGCTGGATATGAGCGGCTCAACGCTAAGCTTTCGGCAATTGATAAGAATGTCGGCATCCAGATTTGTGGACGCGTTATCGCCGAGCGACCGTGTCGCGGTCATTGAGTTCTACGACAAGGTGAATCTGAGAAACGATTTCACTACCAACCGCAGCACGATCTTCAACTCGATCAATGTTGCGAACGGCCGTGGGAAAACACATCTGTACAGAGCTCTCGACCTTGCCTTGGAAAAGCTCGAAAAAGAAAAGAACCGCCGCAAGGCGATCATCGTCCTGACTGACGGTGTTGACACCATCGCTCGTGATGCCGACCGAGAGGCTTTGGAGACATTGCCGGACGGATCGGTTCCGGGCTCACTGAAACCCGACACAAATTTGGAACTTATCCGAATTCTCAACCGGTCCGACGCGATCGGTGCCACCATCTATCCGCTTGCATTGCCCACAGGCGATCCCGGTAAGCTGGCCGACCCCACGCCCCGACAGGTCGAAATGTACTCAGCCGCACGAAAACGGCTCGAACTGCTAGCACAGCGATCGGGCGGCACCATTAATGCCATCAACAGGCTCGAAGAGATGAGCCGCCTGTATGCCGAGGTCGCTGCCGATCTGAAAACGCTCTACACAATTGAATATTCGCCTTCCAACGGCAGACGCGACGGCAAATGGCGTTCGATCAGGATCACCATCGACGACGATGAATTGTTGCCTCGGACAAGGCTCGGATATTTCGCCCGCTGA
- a CDS encoding sigma-54-dependent Fis family transcriptional regulator, translated as MKRSILIVDDEPGIRDTLRGVLEDEGFAVKAVATGEDCLAATKEEDFACILLDIWLGDGIDGLDTLEKLKKNSVAAAVVMISGHGNIETAVRSTKLGAFDFIEKPLSLERTVVTVRNAIKQQQLEAANERLRKEIADQYIMVGESVAMRALRKQISIVAPTDGRILISGESGTGKELVARAIHAQSTRAAAPFVEINSAAIPEELVETELFGHAKGAFSGASKAKKGKFEVADGGTLFLDEIGDMSARVQAKMLRVLEEQRFDPVGSNTPVTVDVRVISATNQPLDVLLENGNFRADLFYRLNVIPFQVPPLRERKEDIPLLTDHFNHRFSGDYGKKPLKFSAEAIERLAEHYWPGNVRELRNLVERLVIVQENREVSAGDIGALTTESERPAGIDNFSSFKEATESYQRDFIRQKLAEAGGSVSKAAEIMGVDRSHLYRRMRNLGIKG; from the coding sequence ATGAAGCGTTCGATACTTATTGTTGATGACGAGCCGGGAATTCGCGATACCCTTCGCGGCGTGCTCGAGGACGAAGGTTTCGCGGTCAAAGCGGTCGCGACGGGGGAAGATTGCCTGGCGGCGACCAAGGAGGAAGATTTTGCCTGTATTCTGCTCGATATTTGGCTCGGCGACGGCATCGACGGGCTGGATACCCTCGAAAAACTCAAAAAGAACAGCGTCGCTGCAGCCGTGGTTATGATCTCAGGACACGGGAATATCGAGACCGCTGTCAGGAGCACAAAACTGGGCGCTTTTGATTTTATTGAAAAGCCGCTCAGCCTGGAACGCACTGTCGTAACGGTCAGGAATGCGATCAAACAGCAGCAGCTTGAGGCAGCGAACGAGCGGCTCCGCAAGGAAATAGCGGATCAGTATATAATGGTCGGCGAATCGGTCGCTATGCGTGCCTTGCGCAAACAGATCTCTATTGTTGCTCCAACCGACGGCCGCATTTTGATCTCGGGCGAAAGCGGCACCGGTAAAGAACTTGTCGCCAGAGCGATCCACGCGCAGTCAACGCGTGCCGCTGCTCCGTTCGTCGAAATTAACTCCGCAGCGATACCTGAAGAGTTGGTCGAAACAGAGCTTTTCGGCCATGCGAAGGGGGCGTTTTCTGGTGCTTCAAAAGCGAAAAAAGGGAAGTTCGAGGTGGCCGACGGCGGCACTCTTTTTTTGGATGAGATCGGCGATATGTCTGCGCGTGTTCAGGCAAAAATGCTGCGTGTTCTCGAGGAGCAGCGGTTCGACCCCGTCGGCAGCAATACGCCTGTCACAGTGGATGTTCGCGTGATCTCCGCGACGAATCAACCGCTAGATGTTTTGCTGGAAAACGGAAATTTCCGGGCCGACCTTTTTTACCGGCTAAATGTCATTCCGTTCCAGGTTCCTCCACTGCGTGAGCGAAAAGAGGACATTCCACTGTTAACTGACCATTTCAATCACCGCTTTTCAGGTGACTACGGTAAGAAACCTCTGAAATTTTCTGCTGAAGCTATAGAACGTCTCGCCGAGCATTACTGGCCGGGCAATGTCCGAGAACTTCGTAATCTTGTTGAGCGGCTCGTGATTGTTCAGGAAAACAGGGAAGTATCGGCCGGCGACATCGGAGCATTGACCACTGAATCCGAGAGGCCCGCGGGCATTGATAACTTTTCAAGCTTTAAAGAAGCTACGGAATCGTATCAGCGTGACTTCATCCGGCAGAAACTCGCTGAGGCGGGCGGCTCTGTTTCAAAAGCCGCTGAGATAATGGGAGTTGACCGCAGCCACCTTTACCGCAGAATGCGCAATCTGGGTATCAAAGGTTGA
- a CDS encoding PspA/IM30 family protein: MGLWQRIKRVFRAGTGAALDKIENPELVLQQTIRDMRDRVPELNNSVAQVMATERLLQKNQENLEKQVVDLDSKIKASVKMGRDDIATAYIGQLQQAQLDLERTSAQLELASSASKNALKARDNYVLNMKKKSAEAMQLISAAKQAKLQEQLAQTMDSFNIGDDASTFNEMREKIERRVAAAEAKLQLGTSSVDNQMADIEREAMDIQLQDKLLSYKQQMGLLGEAKPVGQIEAGSDATEAEVVEPAIEIEDEESGHAA; encoded by the coding sequence ATGGGATTGTGGCAACGAATTAAGAGGGTCTTCAGGGCCGGCACAGGAGCCGCTCTCGATAAGATCGAAAATCCGGAACTCGTCCTCCAACAGACGATCCGCGACATGCGGGATCGGGTGCCCGAATTGAACAATTCAGTGGCACAGGTGATGGCGACGGAACGCCTGCTTCAGAAGAATCAGGAGAATCTCGAAAAGCAGGTCGTCGACCTGGACTCGAAGATCAAGGCCTCGGTCAAGATGGGCCGCGACGACATCGCGACCGCGTACATTGGCCAACTTCAGCAGGCACAGCTTGACCTTGAACGCACATCTGCACAGCTTGAACTCGCATCTTCAGCCAGCAAGAACGCATTGAAGGCACGCGACAATTACGTGCTGAACATGAAGAAGAAAAGCGCCGAGGCGATGCAGCTCATCAGCGCCGCCAAGCAGGCGAAGCTGCAAGAGCAGCTCGCCCAGACGATGGACAGCTTCAACATCGGCGACGACGCATCCACATTCAACGAGATGCGCGAAAAGATCGAACGCCGCGTTGCTGCCGCCGAAGCGAAACTCCAGCTTGGCACTTCATCGGTCGATAATCAGATGGCAGACATCGAGCGTGAAGCCATGGATATTCAGCTGCAGGACAAGCTTCTGTCGTATAAGCAGCAAATGGGGCTGCTGGGCGAGGCGAAGCCTGTCGGCCAGATCGAAGCAGGGTCTGACGCGACCGAGGCTGAGGTCGTTGAGCCTGCAATTGAAATCGAGGACGAGGAATCCGGACACGCGGCCTGA